Proteins from a single region of Hordeum vulgare subsp. vulgare chromosome 6H, MorexV3_pseudomolecules_assembly, whole genome shotgun sequence:
- the LOC123405932 gene encoding MOB kinase activator-like 1A isoform X1, with the protein MQSFFGRSSRNQRTFRPKKSAPARDKGMKLKRHIDATLGSGNLREVVRLPVGEDLSEWLAVNTVDFFNQVSLLYGTLMEFCTPATCPTMSAGPKYEYRWADGVKIRRPIEVSAPKYVEYLMDWIESQLDEESIFPQKLGAPFPPNFRDVINTIFKRLFRVYAHIYHSHFQKIISLEEEAHLNTCFKHFVLFTLEFQLIDRSELAPLSELIEPILRGH; encoded by the exons ATGCAGAGCTTCTTCGGTCGCAGCAGCAG GAACCAGAGGACATTCAGGCCCAAGAAGAGTGCTCCAGCGAGGGACAAG GGCATGAAGCTGAAGAGGCACATCGACGCCACCCTCGGCAGCGGTAACCTGCGAGAGGTGGTCCGCCTGCCAGTCGGAGAGGATCTCAGCGAGTGGCTCGCTGTCAACA CTGTCGACTTCTTCAACCAAGTGAGCCTCCTGTATGGCACCCTCATGGAGTTCTGCACGCCAGCTACCTGCCCCACCATGTCAGCCGGTCCAAA GTATGAGTACAGGTGGGCTGATGGAGTCAAGATCAGGAGGCCTATTGAAGTATCTGCACCAAAGTATGTCGAGTACCTGATGGACTGGATCGAATCCCAGCTCGACGAAGAATCCATCTTCCCTCAGAAGCTTG GTGCTCCCTTCCCTCCAAACTTCCGGGACGTCATCAACACGATCTTCAAGCGCCTGTTCAGAGTGTACGCGCACATATACCACTCCCATTTCCAGAAGATTATCTCACTCGAGGAAGAAGCACATCTCAACACCTGCTTCAAGCACTTTGTGCTTTTCACATTG GAATTTCAGTTAATCGATAGGTCAGAGCTGGCTCCTCTGAGCGAGCTGATCGAGCCCATATTGCGTGGACACTAG
- the LOC123405932 gene encoding MOB kinase activator-like 1A isoform X2 — MQSFFGRGNRNQRTFRPKKSAPARDKGMKLKRHIDATLGSGNLREVVRLPVGEDLSEWLAVNTVDFFNQVSLLYGTLMEFCTPATCPTMSAGPKYEYRWADGVKIRRPIEVSAPKYVEYLMDWIESQLDEESIFPQKLGAPFPPNFRDVINTIFKRLFRVYAHIYHSHFQKIISLEEEAHLNTCFKHFVLFTLEFQLIDRSELAPLSELIEPILRGH, encoded by the exons GAACCAGAGGACATTCAGGCCCAAGAAGAGTGCTCCAGCGAGGGACAAG GGCATGAAGCTGAAGAGGCACATCGACGCCACCCTCGGCAGCGGTAACCTGCGAGAGGTGGTCCGCCTGCCAGTCGGAGAGGATCTCAGCGAGTGGCTCGCTGTCAACA CTGTCGACTTCTTCAACCAAGTGAGCCTCCTGTATGGCACCCTCATGGAGTTCTGCACGCCAGCTACCTGCCCCACCATGTCAGCCGGTCCAAA GTATGAGTACAGGTGGGCTGATGGAGTCAAGATCAGGAGGCCTATTGAAGTATCTGCACCAAAGTATGTCGAGTACCTGATGGACTGGATCGAATCCCAGCTCGACGAAGAATCCATCTTCCCTCAGAAGCTTG GTGCTCCCTTCCCTCCAAACTTCCGGGACGTCATCAACACGATCTTCAAGCGCCTGTTCAGAGTGTACGCGCACATATACCACTCCCATTTCCAGAAGATTATCTCACTCGAGGAAGAAGCACATCTCAACACCTGCTTCAAGCACTTTGTGCTTTTCACATTG GAATTTCAGTTAATCGATAGGTCAGAGCTGGCTCCTCTGAGCGAGCTGATCGAGCCCATATTGCGTGGACACTAG
- the LOC123402823 gene encoding protein LPA3 — MAPLSTAVRLLRCPAAPRAVPSPPASLSGAAARSRCRRRLRSLRLRAEAAKEAGVGELRAGVSVYKPRSYEVLVSDAARSLAAAIDDGRTRLEIEFPPLPSSISSYKGSSDEFIDANVQLALAVVRDLKKLKGTRSCIVFPDQPEKRRAAQIFKTAIDQIEGISIGSLDDLPTGPVDTFFKSIRITLDFDFSDDNEDRWKSDEPPQLYIFINSSTRDLASIEKYVDQFAASVPAVLFNLELDTLRSDLGLLGFPPKDLHYRFLSQFTPVFYIRQRDYSKTIAVTPYIVNYSGAVFRQYPGPWQVMLKQADGSYACVAESASRFTLGQAKDELLRVLGLQEEVGSQLEFLRRGYKNATWWEENFDQEKSPAWRT; from the exons ATGGCGCCTCTATCCACCGCCGTCCGCCTCCTGCGCTGCCCCGCGGCACCGCGCGCGGTTCCTTCACCGCCCGCCAGCCTATCCGGGGCGGCAGCGCGCTCGCGGTGCCGCCGCCGGCTCCGGTCGCTGCGCCTGCGCgcggaggcggccaaggaggcggGGGTGGGGGAGCTGAGGGCCGGGGTGTCCGTCTACAAGCCGCGCTCCTACGAGGTGCTCGTCTCCGACGCCGCCcgctccctcgccgccgccatcGACGACGGCAGGACCCGCCTCGAGATCGAGTTCCC GCCTCTGCCCAGCAGCATCTCCTCTTACAAG GGCTCTTCGGACGAGTTCATCGATGCCAACGTCCAGCTCGCTCTCGCTGTTGTAAGGGACCTCAAGAAGCTCAAGGGGACTCGGTCCTGCATA GTGTTTCCTGATCAACCAGAGAAGCGAAGGGCCGCGCAGATATTCAAAACGGCTATAGATCAG ATCGAGGGTATATCAATCGGTTCATTGGATGATCTGCCCACCGGGCCTGTCGATACCTTCTTCAAATCGATAAGAATTACCCTTGATTTCGATTTTTCTGATGACAACGAAG ATCGATGGAAGTCTGACGAACCACCACAACTATATATCTTTATCAACAGCAGCACACGTGACCTTGCATCTATAGAGAAGTATGTG GACCAATTTGCTGCCTCTGTACCTGCTGTTCTCTTTAACCTTGAACTAGATACCTTGCG TTCTGACTTGGGGCTTCTGGGATTCCCCCCAAAAGATTTGCATTACCGGTTTCTTTCTCAGTTCACCCCAGTATTTTATATCAGACAGCGTGACTACTCCAAG ACAATTGCAGTTACTCCATACATAGTGAACTACAGTGGCGCTGTCTTCCGTCAATACCCAG GGCCCTGGCAAGTCATGCTTAAGCAGGCTGATGGTTCCTATGCATGTGTTGCGGAGAGTGCATCTCGGTTCACCTTGGGGCAG GCCAAGGATGAACTATTGAGAGTTCTCGGTTTGCAAGAAGAGGTCGGAAGCCAGCTTGAATTCCTCAGAAGAGGATACAAG AATGCTACTTGGTGGGAAGAAAATTTTGATCAGGAGAAATCACCCGCATGGCGAACTTGA
- the LOC123404922 gene encoding uncharacterized protein LOC123404922, which produces MFRTRFRMNKDLFLRIVNALGQWSPYFTYRADCSGRIGLSPLQKCTAAMRMLAYRTPADALDEYLKIGKCTALECLDKFAHGVIEVFSGEYLRRPTQEDVERLLQVNEARGFPGMLGSIDCMHWRWEKCPLAWRGQFTRGDYGVPTMVLEAVASQDLRIWHAFFGIAGSNNDLNVLNQSPLFFDALKGEAPQVQFSVNGNEYSTGYYLADGIYPEWAASMKTIPLPQTEKHKLFAKYQEGARKDVERAFGVLQSRFTIVRRPARLWQRKSVGRIMLACVILHNMIVEDEKEHATVHIDLNVNPGASFALPPEVNVGGNLCFADVMRRKATIRARPQHTQLKNDLIEHIWHRSGNSHLN; this is translated from the coding sequence ATGTTTCGTACAAGATTTCGTATGAATAAAGACCTCTTCCTCCGCATTGTGAATGCCCTTGGTCAGTGGTCTCCCTATTTCACTTATAGGGCGGATTGTAGTGGTAGAATAGGGCTCTCACCATTGCAAAAGTGTACAGCAGCTATGCGCATGCTAGCTTATCGCACCCCTGCAGATGCCCTGGATGAGTACTTGAAGATTGGGAAGTGCACTGCATTAGAGTGCTTGGACAAGTTTGCGCATGGCGTGATCGAGGTGTTTAGTGGGGAGTACTTGCGACGCCCCACACAAGAGGATGTCGAGCGTTTGCTTCAGGTTAATGAAGCTCGTGGTTTTCCTGGAATGCTAGGTAGTATTGATTGCATGCACTGGCGATGGGAGAAGTGTCCTTTAGCATGGAGGGGGCAATTTACCCGTGGTGATTATGGAGTGCCAACAATGGTCCTAGAAGCTGTTGCTTCCCAGGACCTTCGTATCTGGCATGCTTTTTTTGGAATTGCTGGGTCAAACAATGACCTTAATGTGCTCAACCAATCCCCACTATTTTTTGATGCATTGAAAGGAGAAGCCCCTCAAGTTCAATTTTCAGTCAATGGAAATGAGTATAGCACTGGTTACTACCTTGCTGATGGTATATACCCAGAATGGGCAGCTTCCATGAAGACTATACCACTTCCCCAAACAGAGAAGCATAAGTTGTTTGCCAAGTACCAAGAAGGGGCAAGGAAGGATGTTGAGCGTGCTTTCGGGGTATTGCAGTCACGTTTTACCATTGTTCGCCGGCCTGCACGACTATGGCAAAGAAAGAGTGTTGGAAGAATCATGCTAGCTTGTGTGATTCTCCATAATATGATAGTTGAAGATGAGAAAGAGCACGCCACCGTTCATATTGACTTGAATGTGAATCCAGGAGCTTCATTTGCTCTACCTCCTGAAGTGAATGTTGGTGGTAATCTCTGTTTCGCCGACGTGATGCGTAGAAAAGCTACTATTCGTGCTCGTCCACAACATACACAGCTTAAAAATGATTTGATCGAACATATTTGGCATAGATCTGGAAATAGCCATCTTAACTAA
- the LOC123401149 gene encoding GMP synthase [glutamine-hydrolyzing], which produces MGSASAASLPTSAGAGENLVLILDFGSQYTHLITRRVRQLGVLSLCVSGTAPLSSLAGLRPRAVVLSGGPHSVHAPGAPSFPDGFLGFAAAAGAHVLGVCYGMQLLVQTLGGAVEPGVRQEYGDMEVDITAPSSALYGEAGDRQSVWMSHGDEVVRLPEGFEVVARSVQGAIAAIEHREKRFYGLQYHPEVTHSPQGMETLRHFLFDVCGIKADWKMQDVLDEEIKTIQSMVGPDEHVICALSGGVDSTVAATLVHNAIGDRLHCVFVDNGLLRYKEQERVMSTFNSDLHLPVTCIDASEKFLSELKGVKDPETKRKIIGREFIVVFDEFARMLEQKLGKRPEYLVQGTLYPDVIESCPPPGSGRTHSHTIKSHHNVGGLPKDMKLKLIEPLKLLFKDEVRKLGSILNVPESFLKRHPFPGPGLAVRVIGDVTAGNALEVLRQVDEIFIQAIKDAGLYDEIWQAFAVFLPVQTVGVQGDQRTHSHVVALRAITSEDGMTANWYDFERQFLVDVVKKICNNVRGVNRVVLDVTSKPPATVEWE; this is translated from the exons atgggctCCGCCTCGGCCGCCTCGCTCCCGACCTCGGCGGGCGCGGGCGAGAACCTGGTCCTAATCCTCGACTTCGGGTCCCAGTACACCCACCTCATCACCCGCCGCGTCCGGCAGCTGGGGGTCCTCTCCCTCTGCGTCTCCGGCACGGCGCCGCTCTCCTCCCTCGCCGGGCTGCGGCCCCGCGCCGTCGTGCTCTCCGGCGGGCCCCACTCGGTCCACGCCCCCGGGGCGCCCTCCTTCCCCGACGGCTTCCTCgggttcgccgccgccgccggcgcgcACGTCCTCGGCGTCTGCTACGGGATGCAGCTCCTCGTCCAGACCCTCGGCGGCGCCGTCGAGCCCGGCGTGCGCCAGGAGTACGGCGACATGGAGGTGGACatcaccgcgccctcctccgcgCTCTACGGCGAGGCCGGGGACCGGCAGTCTGTGTGGATGAGCCACGGCGACGAGGTCGTCAGGCTGCCCGAGGGGTTCGAGGTCGTCGCGCGCAGCGTGCAGGGCGCAATCGCCGCCATCGAGCACCGGGAGAAGCGCTTCTATGGCCTCCAGTACCACCCGGAG GTGACACATTCGCCCCAAGGGATGGAAACGCTGCGCCACTTTCTGTTTGATGTTTGTGGGATTAAAGCCGACTGGAAGATGCAAGATGTGCTGGATGAGGAAATCAAGACCATCCAGAGTATGGTTGGGCCCGACGAACATGTGATTTGCGCGTTATCAGGAGGAGTTGATTCAACAGTTGCAGCCACTCTTGTTCATAACGCGATAGGGGATAGGCTCCACTGTGTTTTTGTGGACAACGGTCTATTGAG ATACAAGGAGCAGGAACGAGTTATGTCAACCTTCAATAGCGACCTGCACCTTCCTGTCACATGTATTGATGCCTCGGAGAAATTTCTTAGCGAGTTAAAAGGAGTCAAAGACCCAGAGACGAAAAGAAAGATTATTGGCAGGGAGTTCATAGTTGTATTTGATGAATTTGCTCGCATGTTGGAACAGAAGCTAGGAAAAAGACCCGAGTATTTGGTTCAAGGAACATTATACCCTGATGTGATTGAATCATGCCCACCACCTGGGAGTGGGAGGACACATTCGCACACCATCAAAAGCCATCACAATGTAGGTGGTCTTCCTAAAGATATGAAGTTGAAGCTCATTGAACCACTGAAGCTCCTATTTAAGGATGAG GTTCGGAAGCTGGGAAGTATCCTGAACGTCCCAGAGTCATTCTTAAAGCGACATCCATTTCCTGGGCCTGGTCTTGCTGTACGTGTCATAGGCGATGTTACAGCAGGCAATGCTTTGGAGGTTCTTCGTCAG GTGGATGAGATATTTATTCAAGCCATTAAAGATGCAGGCCTCTATGATGAAATTTGGCAAGCTTTTGCTGTGTTTTTGCCTGTCCAAACAGTTGGGGTCCAGGGTGACCAGAGAACTCACTCCCATGTGGTTGCTTTAAGGGCAATTACCAGTGAGGATGGCATGACTGCAAATTG GTATGATTTTGAGCGCCAGTTCCTGGTTGATGTAGTGAAGAAGATCTGCAATAACGTGCGTGGTGTCAACCGTGTTGTCCTGGACGTAACATCGAAGCCACCAGCGACGGTGGAGTGGGAATAG